In one Lolium rigidum isolate FL_2022 chromosome 3, APGP_CSIRO_Lrig_0.1, whole genome shotgun sequence genomic region, the following are encoded:
- the LOC124703411 gene encoding CBL-interacting protein kinase 7-like, with product MAVAKSSKASSGKHGAPLLGKYELGRLLGRGTFAKVYHARSLVGGEAVAVKVLDKPELAATAGMDARVIGEVAAMRRLRHPNVLRLHEVLATRTKVYLVMELAPGGDLLSRLASLPQRRLSEPAARRVFLQLASALIYCHARGVTHRDVKPQNVLIDADGNLKVCDFGLAALPESHRDDGHLHTACGTPAFAAPEVLRRKAYDGVKADAWSCGVILFVLLVGRLPFDDSNIPEMCRKAHRREYALPEWVSQPARRLVGRLLDPNPATRLTVAELSSHPWFKRSLSLDSQLGSLLGGAPERDLLFQAPPTLNAFDIISMSPGLDLSGLFGENRRSREKQFMTTASPEQMVEQLGLSGPKLGYFMVGKKGVDRLPLGGLSGLVAMSMEMSEVSPPLMLVELRLEAGDDNELQAFGWEELRTELGDVVMAWHGCEEL from the coding sequence ATGGCCGTCGCCAAGAGCAGCAAGGCATCATCAGGCAAGCACGGCGCGCCGCTGCTCGGCAAGTACGAGCTCGGCCGCCTGCTGGGCCGCGGCACCTTCGCCAAGGTCTACCACGCGCGCTCCCTCGTCGGCGGGGAGGCCGTGGCCGTCAAGGTGCTCGACAAGCccgagctcgccgccaccgccggcatggACGCGCGCGTCATCGGCGAGGTCGCCGCCATGCGCCGCCTGCGCCACCCCAACGTGCTGCGCCTCCACGAGGTGCTCGCCACGCGCACCAAGGTGTACCTCGTCATGGAGCTCGCCCCCGGCGGCGACCTCCTCTCCAGGCTCGCGTCCCTCCCGCAGCGCCGCCTCTCggagcccgccgcccgccgcgtcttcctccagCTCGCCTCCGCGCTCATCTACTGCCACGCGCGCGGGGTCACCCACCGCGACGTCAAGCCGCAGAACGTGCTCATCGACGCCGACGGCAACCTCAAGGTCTGCGACTTCGGCCTCGCCGCGCTCCCGGAGTCGCACCGCGACGACGGCCACCTCCACACCGCGTGCGGGACGCCCGCCTTCGCCGCGCCCGAGGTGCTCCGCCGcaaggcatacgacggcgtcaaggCCGACGCCTGGTCCTGCGGCGTCATCCTCTTCGTGCTCCTCGTCGGCCGCCTGCCCTTCGACGACTCCAACATCCCCGAGATGTGCAGGAAGGCGCACCGCCGCGAGTACGCGCTCCCGGAGTGGGTGTCGCAGCCGGCGCGACGCCTCGTGGGCCGCCTGCTCGACCCCAACCCGGCCACCCGCCTCACAGTCGCTGAGCTCTCCAGCCACCCCTGGTTCAAACGCTCGCTCAGCCTTGACTCGCAGCTCGGCAGCCTACTCGGCGGCGCGCCGGAGCGCGACCTCCTGTTCCAGGCCCCGCCGACCCTGAACGCGTTCGACATCATCTCCATGTCGCCGGGGCTCGACCTGTCGGGACTCTTCGGCGAGAACCGGCGAAGCCGCGAGAAGCAGTTCATGACCACAGCTTCGCCGGAGCAGATGGTAGAACAGCTCGGGCTATCGGGTCCAAAGCTCGGCTACTTCATGGTGGGCAAGAAGGGAGTAGACCGCCTCCCGCTCGGCGGCTTGTCAGGGCTCGTGGCCATGTCCATGGAGATGTCAGAGGTGTCGCCGCCCCTGATGCTCGTCGAGCTAAGACTAGAGGCCGGCGATGATAACGAGCTCCAGGCGTTCGGATGGGAGGAGCTCAGGACGGAGCTTGGCGATGTGGTCATGGCATGGCACGGCTGCGAGGAATTGTGA
- the LOC124703412 gene encoding sec-independent protein translocase protein TATA, chloroplastic: MGFAPVATYSSFPAPPPARSTEYRAHLAAAGLSARASSFAAGSGLAVAAASVAVAARPRRTGAGGGALGCKCLFGLGVPEMVVIAGVAALLFGPKQLPEIGRSVGKTVKSFQQAAKEFETELKKEPEDGGDQPPPATATAVSSDGEEKPELEASSRKESA; the protein is encoded by the exons ATGGGGTTTGCTCCGGTCGCGACCTACTCTTCcttcccagcgccgccgccggcgaggagcACGGAGTACCGGGCGCACCTCGCCGCCGCAGGGCTCTCCGCGAGGGCGTCCTCCTTCGCCGCCGGCAGCGGGCTCGCCGTGGCGGCGGCTTCCGTCGCGGTggccgcgcggccgaggcggACGGGCGCGGGGGGCGGCGCGCTCGGGTGCAAGTGCCTGTTCGGGCTCGGCGTGCCGGAGATGGTCGTCATCGCCGGCGTCGCCGCGCTGCTGTTCGGGCCCAAGCAGCTCCCCGAGATCGGCCGCAGCGTCGGCAAGACCGTCAAGAGCTTCCAGCAG GCAGCCAAAGAGTTTGAAACGGAACTGAAGAAAGAACCCGAGGATGGCGGCGACCAGCCTCCACCTGCAACCGCCACAGCGGTTAGCAGCGACGGCGAAGAGAAACCGGAGCTAGAAGCATCGAGTAGGAAAGAGAGCGCATGA
- the LOC124699458 gene encoding auxin-responsive protein IAA12-like gives MEAAVGYVSGDADSLLMATELRLGLPGTDDQKPKTTFSPPATPRGKKRTADAFEDSAAAEEAHKEADDVEAAPPVAKAQVVGWPPVRSYRKSCFQAAAATKSKANKKAEDATSSNKTTPSAAAPAATSANGGSFVKVSMDGAPYLRKIDMRMYKGYRELREALEAMFVCFSGADTAASNPSEYAITYEDKDGDLMLVGDVPFDMFSGTCKKLRIIKRSEATGLGSK, from the exons ATGGAAGCTGCCGTGGGCTACGTGAGCGGCGACGCCGACAGCCTCCTCATGGCCACCGAGCTCAGGCTGGGCCTGCCGGGCACCGACGACCAGAAGCCCAAGACCACGttctcgccgccggccacgcctAGGGGCAAGAAGCGCACCGCCGACGCCTTCGAGGAcagcgccgccgccgaggaggcccACAAGGAGGCCGACGACGTCGAGGCCGCACCACCGGTAGCCAA GGCACAAGTCGTAGGGTGGCCACCAGTGCGATCCTACCGCAAGAGCTGCTTCCAAGCAGCAGCGGCGACCAAGAGCAAGGCCAACAAGAAAGCCGAGGACGCCACCAGCAGCAACAAAACCACACCATCCGCAGCAGCTCCAGCGGCAACTAGCGCCAACGGCGGCTCCTTCGTGAAAGTGAGCATGGACGGGGCGCCCTACCTCAGGAAGATCGACATGAGGATGTACAAGGGCTACCGGGAGCTCAGGGAGGCCCTGGAGGCCATGTTCGTCTGCTTCTCGGGCGCGGACACAGCCGCTTCCAACCCGTCCGAGTACGCCATCACCTACGAGGACAAGGACGGCGACCTCATGCTCGTCGGAGACGTGCCCTTCGA TATGTTCAGCGGCACCTGCAAGAAGTTGAGGATCATCAAGAGATCCGAGGCCACGGGGCTGGGATCCAAATGA
- the LOC124696498 gene encoding protein OSB2, chloroplastic-like produces the protein MALPLLAVASPLKTLNPTLNPSPSRHRRRRLLSSSLLRVPPLLSRSGRLRCSAGYGDAAAQQQAAPTTPRPDEIPWSKELCNSVRLIGTVGTDVELRQLPSGASVARGRIAVWKSATETTWVTLAFWDDLAVTASEHVKQGDKIFVSGRLVSDTVEEGPEKRQVYYKVVVQEFKFIESFQPVRLYEPESSQDTQGGKHGNYVDNGFTSGSTENRKGDYMSSSSRSTEALWQAFFANPLDWWDNRKDKKNPKYPDFKHKSTGEALWVDGRSNPNWVISQLAILDSRMGSLQDKERKPVSFMYADDFMKSDANN, from the exons ATGGCTCTCCCtctcctcgccgtcgcctccccgctgaaaaccctaaaccctaccttgAACCCAAGccccagccgccaccgccgccgccgcctcctcagctCCTCCCTTCTCCGCGTGCCGCCGCTCCTCTCCCGAAGCGGCCGCCTGCGCTGCTCAGCCGGCTACGGCGACGCGGCCGCGCAGCAGCAGGCGGCTCCGACGACGCCGCGGCCGGACGAGATTCCGTGGAGCAAGGAGCTCTGCAACTCGGTGCGGCTTATTGGGACGGTCGGCACCGACGTCGAGCTGCGGCAGCTCCCCAGCGGCGCCTCCGTCGCCCGGGGCCGCATTGCCGTCTGGAAGTCGGCCACCGAGACCACATG GGTAACTCTAGCATTTTGGGACGACCTGGCTGTTAcagcctctgaacatgtgaaacaaGGAGACAAAATATTTGTTTCTGGACGGCTTGTATCCGATACTGTTGAGGAGGGGCCTGAGAAGCGCCAGGTTTACTACAAG GTTGTTGTTCAGGAGTTTAAGTTCATCGAGTCCTTCCAACCTGTGCGATTATATGAACCAGAGTCAAGCCAGGATACCCAAG GTGGAAAGCATGGAAATTATGTTGACAATGGTTTTACCTCTGGGTCAACTGAGAATAGAAAAGGGGATTACATGAGTTCTTCCTCTCGTTCAACTGAAGCACTGTGGCAAGCGTTCTTCGCAAATCCGCTTGACTGGTGGGATAACAGGAAAGATAAG AAGAACCCGAAGTATCCAGACTTTAAGCATAAGAGCACTGGCGAAGCGCTGTGGGTCGATGGGAGGAGCAACCCCAATTGGGTTATCTCCCAGTTGGCAATTCTGGACTCGAGAATGGGTTCTCTCCAAGACAAGGAGAGAAAACCAGTCTCTTTTATGTATGCTGATGACTTCATGAAATCTGACGCCAACAACTAA